One window of the Gambusia affinis linkage group LG01, SWU_Gaff_1.0, whole genome shotgun sequence genome contains the following:
- the ptpn18 gene encoding tyrosine-protein phosphatase non-receptor type 18 isoform X1, protein MDLLLSALRAVDPAAVEREYQMVRSQSLQLKKAHGLTTKVGSLKENAKKNRYKDILPYDQTRVVLSLQTSASDSDYINASFVQGASGDCRYIASQAPLSSTLTDFWRMIWQHKIKVIVMACREIEMGKRKCECYWAAPHQSAAFGPFAVTTQVESRPNRDVVVRTLVVCYQQVGAHLAGPSSGHTFLTLLPLPQDVHSLVQFQYLSWPDHDVPYETTGILDLLDRARSSQAAESSPVLVHCSAGCGRTGVICALDYIHDLLVTKRITEDFSILDLVLLLRRQRPSAVQTKDQYGFIFSAAASMLERFLQTPEDRLYSNLPEVKKRDKKTSAATSSSVSSSTAMNDTYAVVNKAKQPHRTTSEPSYSSVVTPRSNPGTRTVLPSHHYDNDFSATSAAPIYSAVKPKVKPLTSPPSASPIYDIAAPTNQREDPHLVPEADDDYEDVSSPASDVSSFFTPGGIGFNCRIQKPKGPRDPPAAWGRMER, encoded by the exons atggTGCGTTCCCAGTCGCTCCAGTTAAAGAAAGCTCACGGTTTGACCACAAAGGTTGGATCCCTAAAAGAGAACGCCAAGAAGAACCGATACAAGGACATCCTACCAT ATGATCAGACCCGGGTGGTTCTGTCTCTGCAGACTTCAGCTTCTGACTCCGACTACATCAACGCCAGCTTTGTCCAG GGGGCGTCGGGTGACTGCAGATACATCGCCTCCCAGGCGCCCCTCAGTTCCACTCTGACTGACTTCTGGAGGATGATCTGGCAGCACAAAATCAAG GTGATAGTCATGGCCTGCAGGGAGATCGAGATGGGAAAG aggAAATGTGAGTGCTACTGGGCAGCTCCTCATCAGTCTGCAGCGTTTGGACCTTTCGCCGTCACCACG CAGGTGGAGTCGCGGCCCAACCGGGACGTGGTGGTGCGAACCCTGGTGGTCTGCTACCAGCAGGTAGGCGCTCACCTTGCTGGCCCCAGCTCAGGTCACACCTTCCTCACTCTTCTTCCTCTCCCGCAGGACGTCCACTCGCTGGTCCAGTTCCAGTACCTGTCCTGGCCTGACCACGACGTCCCCTATGAGACAACCGGGAttctggacctgctggaccGAGCCAGGAGCAGCCAGGCAGCCGAAAGCTCTCCTGTCCTGGTCCACTGCAG tgcaGGCTGTGGGAGGACAGGAGTCATCTGCGCTCTGGACTACATCCATGACCTTCTGGTTACCAAG AGGATCACCGAGGACTTCAGCATCCTGGACCTGGTCCTGTTGCTGCGGAGACAGAGACCCTCGGCGGTCCAGACCAAG GACCAGTATGGGTTCATCTTCAGCGCGGCCGCCAGCATGTTGGAGCGCTTCCTGCAGACGCCTGAGGACCGGCTCTACAGCAACCTGCCGGAG GTGAAAAAACGAGACAAGAAAACCTCAGCAGCTACATCTTCATCCGTTAGCAG CTCAACCGCCATGAATGACACCTACGCTGTGGTCAACAAGGCCAAGCAGCCGCACCGGACCACATCAGAACCATCCTACTCCTCCGTGGTCACGCCCAGGTCCAACCCAGGAACCAG AACCGTGCTGCCATCCCATCACTATGACAACGACTTCAGCGCAACGTCTGCAGCTCCCATCTACAGCGCTGTGAAGCCCAAGGTCAAGCCGCTGACATCGCCCCCCTCAGCTTCGCCTATTTACGACATCGCCGCCCCGACCAATCAGAGGGAGGACCCTCACCTGGTGCCAG AAGCAGACGACGACTATGAAGACGTTTCCTCTCCTGCCTCAGACGTCAGCAGCTTCTTCACACCTGGAGGCATCG
- the ptpn18 gene encoding tyrosine-protein phosphatase non-receptor type 18 isoform X3, translated as MDLLLSALRAVDPAAVEREYQMVRSQSLQLKKAHGLTTKVGSLKENAKKNRYKDILPYDQTRVVLSLQTSASDSDYINASFVQGASGDCRYIASQAPLSSTLTDFWRMIWQHKIKVIVMACREIEMGKRKCECYWAAPHQSAAFGPFAVTTVESRPNRDVVVRTLVVCYQQDVHSLVQFQYLSWPDHDVPYETTGILDLLDRARSSQAAESSPVLVHCSAGCGRTGVICALDYIHDLLVTKRITEDFSILDLVLLLRRQRPSAVQTKDQYGFIFSAAASMLERFLQTPEDRLYSNLPEVKKRDKKTSAATSSSVSSSTAMNDTYAVVNKAKQPHRTTSEPSYSSVVTPRSNPGTRTVLPSHHYDNDFSATSAAPIYSAVKPKVKPLTSPPSASPIYDIAAPTNQREDPHLVPEADDDYEDVSSPASDVSSFFTPGGIGFNCRIQKPKGPRDPPAAWGRMER; from the exons atggTGCGTTCCCAGTCGCTCCAGTTAAAGAAAGCTCACGGTTTGACCACAAAGGTTGGATCCCTAAAAGAGAACGCCAAGAAGAACCGATACAAGGACATCCTACCAT ATGATCAGACCCGGGTGGTTCTGTCTCTGCAGACTTCAGCTTCTGACTCCGACTACATCAACGCCAGCTTTGTCCAG GGGGCGTCGGGTGACTGCAGATACATCGCCTCCCAGGCGCCCCTCAGTTCCACTCTGACTGACTTCTGGAGGATGATCTGGCAGCACAAAATCAAG GTGATAGTCATGGCCTGCAGGGAGATCGAGATGGGAAAG aggAAATGTGAGTGCTACTGGGCAGCTCCTCATCAGTCTGCAGCGTTTGGACCTTTCGCCGTCACCACG GTGGAGTCGCGGCCCAACCGGGACGTGGTGGTGCGAACCCTGGTGGTCTGCTACCAGCAG GACGTCCACTCGCTGGTCCAGTTCCAGTACCTGTCCTGGCCTGACCACGACGTCCCCTATGAGACAACCGGGAttctggacctgctggaccGAGCCAGGAGCAGCCAGGCAGCCGAAAGCTCTCCTGTCCTGGTCCACTGCAG tgcaGGCTGTGGGAGGACAGGAGTCATCTGCGCTCTGGACTACATCCATGACCTTCTGGTTACCAAG AGGATCACCGAGGACTTCAGCATCCTGGACCTGGTCCTGTTGCTGCGGAGACAGAGACCCTCGGCGGTCCAGACCAAG GACCAGTATGGGTTCATCTTCAGCGCGGCCGCCAGCATGTTGGAGCGCTTCCTGCAGACGCCTGAGGACCGGCTCTACAGCAACCTGCCGGAG GTGAAAAAACGAGACAAGAAAACCTCAGCAGCTACATCTTCATCCGTTAGCAG CTCAACCGCCATGAATGACACCTACGCTGTGGTCAACAAGGCCAAGCAGCCGCACCGGACCACATCAGAACCATCCTACTCCTCCGTGGTCACGCCCAGGTCCAACCCAGGAACCAG AACCGTGCTGCCATCCCATCACTATGACAACGACTTCAGCGCAACGTCTGCAGCTCCCATCTACAGCGCTGTGAAGCCCAAGGTCAAGCCGCTGACATCGCCCCCCTCAGCTTCGCCTATTTACGACATCGCCGCCCCGACCAATCAGAGGGAGGACCCTCACCTGGTGCCAG AAGCAGACGACGACTATGAAGACGTTTCCTCTCCTGCCTCAGACGTCAGCAGCTTCTTCACACCTGGAGGCATCG
- the ptpn18 gene encoding tyrosine-protein phosphatase non-receptor type 18 isoform X4: MVRSQSLQLKKAHGLTTKVGSLKENAKKNRYKDILPYDQTRVVLSLQTSASDSDYINASFVQGASGDCRYIASQAPLSSTLTDFWRMIWQHKIKVIVMACREIEMGKRKCECYWAAPHQSAAFGPFAVTTQVESRPNRDVVVRTLVVCYQQDVHSLVQFQYLSWPDHDVPYETTGILDLLDRARSSQAAESSPVLVHCSAGCGRTGVICALDYIHDLLVTKRITEDFSILDLVLLLRRQRPSAVQTKDQYGFIFSAAASMLERFLQTPEDRLYSNLPEVKKRDKKTSAATSSSVSSSTAMNDTYAVVNKAKQPHRTTSEPSYSSVVTPRSNPGTRTVLPSHHYDNDFSATSAAPIYSAVKPKVKPLTSPPSASPIYDIAAPTNQREDPHLVPEADDDYEDVSSPASDVSSFFTPGGIGFNCRIQKPKGPRDPPAAWGRMER, from the exons atggTGCGTTCCCAGTCGCTCCAGTTAAAGAAAGCTCACGGTTTGACCACAAAGGTTGGATCCCTAAAAGAGAACGCCAAGAAGAACCGATACAAGGACATCCTACCAT ATGATCAGACCCGGGTGGTTCTGTCTCTGCAGACTTCAGCTTCTGACTCCGACTACATCAACGCCAGCTTTGTCCAG GGGGCGTCGGGTGACTGCAGATACATCGCCTCCCAGGCGCCCCTCAGTTCCACTCTGACTGACTTCTGGAGGATGATCTGGCAGCACAAAATCAAG GTGATAGTCATGGCCTGCAGGGAGATCGAGATGGGAAAG aggAAATGTGAGTGCTACTGGGCAGCTCCTCATCAGTCTGCAGCGTTTGGACCTTTCGCCGTCACCACG CAGGTGGAGTCGCGGCCCAACCGGGACGTGGTGGTGCGAACCCTGGTGGTCTGCTACCAGCAG GACGTCCACTCGCTGGTCCAGTTCCAGTACCTGTCCTGGCCTGACCACGACGTCCCCTATGAGACAACCGGGAttctggacctgctggaccGAGCCAGGAGCAGCCAGGCAGCCGAAAGCTCTCCTGTCCTGGTCCACTGCAG tgcaGGCTGTGGGAGGACAGGAGTCATCTGCGCTCTGGACTACATCCATGACCTTCTGGTTACCAAG AGGATCACCGAGGACTTCAGCATCCTGGACCTGGTCCTGTTGCTGCGGAGACAGAGACCCTCGGCGGTCCAGACCAAG GACCAGTATGGGTTCATCTTCAGCGCGGCCGCCAGCATGTTGGAGCGCTTCCTGCAGACGCCTGAGGACCGGCTCTACAGCAACCTGCCGGAG GTGAAAAAACGAGACAAGAAAACCTCAGCAGCTACATCTTCATCCGTTAGCAG CTCAACCGCCATGAATGACACCTACGCTGTGGTCAACAAGGCCAAGCAGCCGCACCGGACCACATCAGAACCATCCTACTCCTCCGTGGTCACGCCCAGGTCCAACCCAGGAACCAG AACCGTGCTGCCATCCCATCACTATGACAACGACTTCAGCGCAACGTCTGCAGCTCCCATCTACAGCGCTGTGAAGCCCAAGGTCAAGCCGCTGACATCGCCCCCCTCAGCTTCGCCTATTTACGACATCGCCGCCCCGACCAATCAGAGGGAGGACCCTCACCTGGTGCCAG AAGCAGACGACGACTATGAAGACGTTTCCTCTCCTGCCTCAGACGTCAGCAGCTTCTTCACACCTGGAGGCATCG
- the ptpn18 gene encoding tyrosine-protein phosphatase non-receptor type 18 isoform X2 produces MDLLLSALRAVDPAAVEREYQMVRSQSLQLKKAHGLTTKVGSLKENAKKNRYKDILPYDQTRVVLSLQTSASDSDYINASFVQGASGDCRYIASQAPLSSTLTDFWRMIWQHKIKVIVMACREIEMGKRKCECYWAAPHQSAAFGPFAVTTQVESRPNRDVVVRTLVVCYQQDVHSLVQFQYLSWPDHDVPYETTGILDLLDRARSSQAAESSPVLVHCSAGCGRTGVICALDYIHDLLVTKRITEDFSILDLVLLLRRQRPSAVQTKDQYGFIFSAAASMLERFLQTPEDRLYSNLPEVKKRDKKTSAATSSSVSSSTAMNDTYAVVNKAKQPHRTTSEPSYSSVVTPRSNPGTRTVLPSHHYDNDFSATSAAPIYSAVKPKVKPLTSPPSASPIYDIAAPTNQREDPHLVPEADDDYEDVSSPASDVSSFFTPGGIGFNCRIQKPKGPRDPPAAWGRMER; encoded by the exons atggTGCGTTCCCAGTCGCTCCAGTTAAAGAAAGCTCACGGTTTGACCACAAAGGTTGGATCCCTAAAAGAGAACGCCAAGAAGAACCGATACAAGGACATCCTACCAT ATGATCAGACCCGGGTGGTTCTGTCTCTGCAGACTTCAGCTTCTGACTCCGACTACATCAACGCCAGCTTTGTCCAG GGGGCGTCGGGTGACTGCAGATACATCGCCTCCCAGGCGCCCCTCAGTTCCACTCTGACTGACTTCTGGAGGATGATCTGGCAGCACAAAATCAAG GTGATAGTCATGGCCTGCAGGGAGATCGAGATGGGAAAG aggAAATGTGAGTGCTACTGGGCAGCTCCTCATCAGTCTGCAGCGTTTGGACCTTTCGCCGTCACCACG CAGGTGGAGTCGCGGCCCAACCGGGACGTGGTGGTGCGAACCCTGGTGGTCTGCTACCAGCAG GACGTCCACTCGCTGGTCCAGTTCCAGTACCTGTCCTGGCCTGACCACGACGTCCCCTATGAGACAACCGGGAttctggacctgctggaccGAGCCAGGAGCAGCCAGGCAGCCGAAAGCTCTCCTGTCCTGGTCCACTGCAG tgcaGGCTGTGGGAGGACAGGAGTCATCTGCGCTCTGGACTACATCCATGACCTTCTGGTTACCAAG AGGATCACCGAGGACTTCAGCATCCTGGACCTGGTCCTGTTGCTGCGGAGACAGAGACCCTCGGCGGTCCAGACCAAG GACCAGTATGGGTTCATCTTCAGCGCGGCCGCCAGCATGTTGGAGCGCTTCCTGCAGACGCCTGAGGACCGGCTCTACAGCAACCTGCCGGAG GTGAAAAAACGAGACAAGAAAACCTCAGCAGCTACATCTTCATCCGTTAGCAG CTCAACCGCCATGAATGACACCTACGCTGTGGTCAACAAGGCCAAGCAGCCGCACCGGACCACATCAGAACCATCCTACTCCTCCGTGGTCACGCCCAGGTCCAACCCAGGAACCAG AACCGTGCTGCCATCCCATCACTATGACAACGACTTCAGCGCAACGTCTGCAGCTCCCATCTACAGCGCTGTGAAGCCCAAGGTCAAGCCGCTGACATCGCCCCCCTCAGCTTCGCCTATTTACGACATCGCCGCCCCGACCAATCAGAGGGAGGACCCTCACCTGGTGCCAG AAGCAGACGACGACTATGAAGACGTTTCCTCTCCTGCCTCAGACGTCAGCAGCTTCTTCACACCTGGAGGCATCG